The Etheostoma spectabile isolate EspeVRDwgs_2016 chromosome 9, UIUC_Espe_1.0, whole genome shotgun sequence DNA segment AAATGGACAAAATTTGAGTTTGAGTATGTAGATTAATAACTTCATTTTCGATCACacaaattaaactttaaaatcaattttgaaAATACATCCAAAGCAATTTCAAACACTGTTCCAACTGAAGAAAACTTACATTGCAGCAGCTTCTTCTGAtgcccagagagagagagagagagagagagagagagagagagagagagagagagagatgttggtTCATTCCCCGCCATGTGAAAACAGACTGGTGTTCCTACTGCTTTCCTGGTTTAATTGGGAACAGGCTGAAGTTTATGCTAATGAGCGCTGGCATCAGTCTTAACAGCCTCCACTCCATAAAGGAGAGGAGCAAAGGGCCAATGTCGCGCCTCTTTTCCCAGGCAATTCCGCCGGTCAAGTTCAAGCGCAGCGCCAGTGCGCACTGATTGTCATTCAAAACACGTGAACGCGCAGAGCCAATTCATTGGGGGAAGTGGGAGGCCGGTTCCACTGTAGGCctgcaaacacatttacacacagcttATCATTTACTATCGGTTTATCAATTCTCAAGAAGAAGAGTTCACAAAGAAGgtggtgttttgaaaaaagaattcaaacaaTTTTACAAGACAAAATTGTGTGGTTTCACTTTCCAATATCTGGAGCAAAAACCAGTTAAGACTGTTAATGAATGACTGAACGTAGGCGTGTTTAATGCgctttttaaaaagttgacaAATGCAAAACTGTACAATCATTTTTATCCATGGGGGCTTTTTACTGTTCTTGAAAAGGTGCTTTTGAAAATTCAGTAAACAGCAGATGGACACTTTGGTGCGGCCTGTTCTCAGAAATCCTCTCCTGGGCATGTAGTGCAGTGCCAAAACATGAGGAGCTTCTTCTTTTCACGAAGAAGATGACTCGAGTCAGGTATTAAAgccattatttcatttttttttttttaaataaacatatacaCCTATCAATCACAGAGGAGGATATGTAAGCTGGATGAAGAAAAcaacttaaataaaaatcagtGAGTGCTTGTGTAAGGGGGCTGCGATTCAATGATGAAAGGTGTCTAGTATTTGATTAATTTAGTGTTAATGATCATTTGTGCAAACGTATTTTCATTTGacgcaaaaaaggaaaaagaaaatagtgcaaaaaaataaagcctTTTGCGTAATTCTTTAAGTGCCAAATGACACtggtgtatgtatttgtgtgtgcatgtacatcATCCATCTGTGCATGCTGGATCATCCATGGCATCATCCATATGCCATGACACTTAGTGAAATAAAATAAGCAGCATACATTTGCGTAATTACGGTGTAAGTGCGCAACGATTCGTGTCGTCCAAATCCAGAGTCTGTGTGAGGACGAGCCAAAGTAACGGCTTAACACATCACAGCAGAGTCAGGCAGAGCTAATTCCCTTCTGTTTGAATCCGTACCCAGAAAGTAGACGAGCCATGCAGAGAGTGAATATGCAGATAGGAAGCCTGAATGCAGATAGGCttcaaatgtatgtatgttttcatatttttaaatccaCAGCCTGCAGCTATACTGTAATGTATTTCATTACAGAGGAAGGACTATATAACTAACAAAATGGCTTTTAGGTGAATAactcctatttttttttaaatagtattgttgtggaataactttttttttttaaataggcctTTGTCACTGCAGACATTTCAGCATGTCACCATAGAAAAAGTAAATGTATGAATGATCAAATTAATAATGGCTGAAGTCCAATTGGTTGCTTCAGATGAGGGATTGTTAATGTTATAGAGTCTCAATATCTGCTGTAATAAAAGGCCTATATGAAACTGAGCAACATCTTcttatttaagaaaaaagacTTCAACACTGAGGTTCTTGCCTTTTTCTTTCACAGTAGAAACTTGGCCTGCAAGTCCAAACCAACAGTACACACTAACGTTCTTATTATTACTGACCTCAGCAAGACATGACACATGCTGAATGTTTGATTAGAAAGACATGCGTCTGTCTGACCCCGTCATATCTAACACTTGTGACCCTGATATTTGGTTGGTTCGAATCACAAAAGTAATCAGGTTGAAGGATGGTGTATCACCTTTCCAGactcttttcctctcttccttATACAGTAAGTCTGTGTTTATGTAATTAGCAGTCATGGGTCTCACTACTAAATAAATCCCTGTGACAAAGCAGATCTGTCCCTCCATAGTTGGTTCCCACAGttaccccccccacacacacacactgcagcagttaggaaagagacaaaaagcaaaagagcggggaaaatgaagagagacaggaggagggGATAAgacatggtggtggtggtggtggtgggagtTTCCTTTGACGGGCCACCATTGCAGAATTTGCATATATTCAGATCAACCAATGAATACCATGCATGTGGGCAAACAAAGACGAGCCAATGGGAGGGCTGCATCCCTGCTGCGGGCTCCGAAGCAGCCGCCGGGATCCCAGCAGCACCCTGGGAGAGACACAGGGAAGTGGTGTGGGAACCGAGAGGCCCCCCGAGCTGAGCAGAGGGAGGGGAGCCACTTGTAGCCCATGGTGAATTAGCATTTTATTTGTGTCCATTTACCACAGTAATTTCTGCCCCGCCACTTCAGCCACAGATGGCTAACATGGCAGGGGGATTAGCATTTGTGTCAAAGATGATGATTGTGGAAGGGTTtttccacacagacagacatttctTCTCACAGAGTGACTGACAGTTTAATGACAGAGATGTTGGACACAGAGTACAGAATATTGAACCTGTTCTGTATATTTTTGCTGCTTATGATTTTAAAGAAGCCCACGTTGGATGATCTCATGGCAATGAAAGACAAAGCTCTCTTGATCTTGCACTATCCGCATGTAAAGAGGTCATAAAGTTCTCAAATGCTCTGGTTTGCCACATCAGTCCATACATATGGGGTACGTTTTACCTTCAGCAGCAAGGAGAGATGGAGAAACAAGCACCTTTGTGTCTTTAAAGGTAATGTGGACAAAATAAGACCCTAATTCAAATGTGATCGCTCCATTTCCCCTCGCTCAGAATGTCACAAACTAATTGCCTTTGGATATACAGTAGACTGCAGTTCGATCAGCAAGACTCATGAGCATCTAACAACCACACAGAGTTTGATATTGAACTGAACAAGTAATTTGATGTGATTTATGTTTACAGATGCCTTCCCCCTGGTGCATACATTCCCCCTAGTCATGCTGTTGCTTCATCGCACAAAGCTCCATTTGATCAAAATGCACAGCTCTCATTGAAATGTCATGCTCTTGTGCGCAAATTCACGGGGCAAAGGATCACACACACCTTCAGCAGAAGGGGTGTCCCCAATTAGCAAGAAGTGGGAATTCAATCAACTTCTGCAGACCACCCAAATAACATGAACGCACATGCTAAACACAGATTTGAATGTGGTGAATGGTTTTTGGTAAAAGATCTTTTGGAAGGCGTGCGGCTGGAAACACTCCGCACTGTTGGAGGCACACAGGCCTCCGCTTTACAGAGGATGAGCTGCCATTATAATGCATGTAcaggccagtgtgtgtgtgtgtgtgtgtgtgtgtgtgtgtgtgtggacaatcATTCTCGTCCTAAGTGACCAAGCATAGCACACACAGAGGATGCATCAGTGCACAATATTCCCCCAAACACCTGGTGGTTTGTAATAAGGCTCAGCAATTATACAACATAGTAAAGCAACACATTACAAACACATAAACGTTGTCTGCAGGTTTAAAGATAACGATTGGATTTCCCTATTTTTATTCAtctaaatggaaaaaataaaaacttcagTTCATGATTACATCAAATCACACTGCGTCCTCTCTCATCCTCCCTGGCTTCTGTGTGGTTCAATGCCAGAGAGTAAGAGGAGCATATCGGAGATGTTAAGCTTCACCATTTgcataatgtttgttttttaattcaatgaAATGTTAAGATACATGATGGTGGAAGCATGAAACATGGGGATTATCATTAGTAGGATCTCACAGAGGTGTTAAGGGGTATTGATGTAGAACAGGGAACTAAAATGGATaaccttttacattttaattagagATGAGGAGGGAGTGTGAGCATGGTGGTTTAATTAAACCTGCTCTGCTGGCTACATTAAAAGGCTACATATACTTATACTTTATTTGGAAGGGAGTACATTTGTCTTCTTAATATTTTTCAGATAACACTTGGTATGTGCAGTGTTATTATGGGGAAACATGttcttttaataatattttaaatattgtaataatatttctTTAGTTAGTGTCACTATGAGCCAATGAAAGCGCTGTTCCTCTGGGGATACTATATTGCCTCCATGAAccctggaaataaaataatattgagGCTGAGAATAGAGAGCAGTGAGCTTTTAGATGCCCCTGTAGGTTGGGTTCATTTGTTGGACATTTAAACAATTTCAATAAAACGGTTAAAACTCAGGGGCGtaggtttggtttggttttacaGATGAAGGGGGCACATTGAGTTAGTCGAATGCTGTTTccttcatttatatttatattcatctTACAGATAAACGTTATTATGGTTATGGGGCTTTCCAATAATCATAAATGATTGCAGTAGTATGTATACACTAATGTCAATTGACATCACATTTGGTTTTTATTACATAAGATGAATATTGTATATGCATCTTTAGGACATATGGCACAAGGATAATACTGTCTATTACTGCCAATGTTTTTCATAATCAAGTAGATGTAATTATTTTGAGAGCACATTGgcaataaacaaaaatgtagatCCAATGAGTTCTTGTCAAAACTCATTggagtcaaaaaaaaaatgcagaagaGGGATTTTTTCATAAAAAGTAGGCCCTACGATTAGTTACTATTGACACATGGAAGCAATAACAGGAACAGCAATGACTTTCAAACGAAATCAAAAAGTGAAGTTATTATAACTAGTTACCTGAAAGTAACAGGCCTAGATGGAGTTGTTCCTAATCTAACTGCGTAACTGGCTATTGCGAAGTTTACAATTTTATATTACCTTGAGTTTTTGATTATAAATAGGCCTAAATCATTTCGAAAAATCACTGCAGCAGTACAATAAACGTGAAACATTTCGCGgtaattacaaaataatgacTGTACTCCGGTCATGCTAATGGCATGTCTGTAGCAAGAGAACGGTTCATGTAGGCTACTTCACTTCCCTCCTTTGAGCAGCAGTTGGTGTGCTGGTAGAAATCAAAAGTCGTCCAATTTACAAAGCTTTCGAGGAGCAACTGAAGGCAGCGCGACTCCACTACCACATCCGGGACATTCAGCAGTTTCACATGTCAGTCGGTTCAGCTGTCAAGACTTTCCTGCATGTGAAGAAGCTCCGGCATCTAGTCTGGTTTTGACCAAGTCTTTCTTTTTAGAAAAGAGATGGTAAGTTAATTCTCACACCAGTAGGTGGCAGGTGGTTATTAGCCTGCTGGTAAGTTCGCCAGCGAGCTCATTTTGCTTGTAAATTGCTTCAATAAGAGCTAGCTAGTGTGCTAATGCcaggtagctagctaacgtttcCAGCAGCACTGACAGGTGGTGAAGTTTAGCTAAATTTAGCACGATAGCCATTTGCtaactttcattcattttgcagGAGCTTTCAACATATTCGATGTTTAAGATTGTTGGACGTAGTTGTTAGCTCGTTAGCATTGAACGTTAGACCTAGCTAGCTCCTTATGCAGCCTGTGGACAAACTTACCTATCGTGTAAATTAGCTCAAATTAACGTTACTTGTTCTTGAAGCTTTCTTGTCTTGTAAGCAGAGTCAAAATGAAATACTGTCTTGACTGACTGTCACAGTTGTGGATAAGGCACACATACTCTCTGACCGTCTCTGGCGCATTTACCTACTGATGCACAACGTTACATGTTTTCGTGTCCAGAGATGTGTTTTATAGTTGGATCTCATACttaaacatgtgtgtgtttgctcttgCAGGCGCTGATGGGAATTCAGCTGGTGGTCAGCTTGCTGGCAGCCAGCATTATGCAGAGGATGGCTCCACACTGCTCATTTGCACGCTGGCTAATCTGCAATGGCAGGTATAATACTTTATCACCCTCACAATCAGGTTGTACATTATACACATACTGTGCTCTGcgctgtatacatacatacatgtcgttttttttttcagtttgttccGGTTCAAACACCCATCGGAAGGAGAGCTGTGTGCACTGGCTGGGAAGCAGATGCCTAAACAGACCAGGAGAGACAGGTGGGAGTTGGGGAAGGGTCTGATGATTCAGAAAGGAGACACCGCAAAGTAATGCAGTCTGCAGGAAGAAAAATGATAACCCATAACTCTTTGTTGCCAGTGCTGTACTTCACTTCTGAGCAAAACCAAAAAGACTTATTGAGACAAGCTGGCCTTgtcactctcttttttttcttctcaataacagcagattttttttttttacatcattgtgtcttctttgttttatttctagGAGACAGAATGGGGAGAACAAGCCTCTCACTGTGCCCAAAGACATCGACCTTCACCTGGAGAAATCTCCAGTCAACGCCATTGACGCCCTTGGTAAAATAAACACTTCCTTTTATCTTTATTACAGCAACATTGTGCAAGTACAAACAGTGCTTAAGCTCAGGTATTGACTCACAATGCATAcacagtatttgcatttttttatagTCCTTTccttaaaaaacattgtatgGATCACAGTTTTAATTAACAGGTAGAGCACAAAATAATCTCCTGAGCCTACTAatgttttttctgtcttgtttcaACTTTCAGTGCTGCGTTTTTTCCTGGAGTACCAGTGGCTGATAGATTTTGCAGTCTATGCAACAGGTGTCTTCCTGTTCACTGAGTGTTACTACAGTGTTGTGGATGCCAGCAAAGAGGTCAATATCGGAGCCATCTGGTGTGTCTTGACTGTTCTCTTCAGTATGTATCCTTCAACTGTAAAGTCACTTTGTCATGACGGGATAAGTCTGTAAATATTATTACGGATTGATAGTACTAAACACAGTTAACTTTTTCTAGAGCTGCAGTCTCTAATGTTTTGCATGAACGATTACCAAACACAATGTAGCATCTAGTCTACATCTTATTATTAGGACTTGTGCTAGTGGTAAAACTTTATATTAAAAAGACTTTGGATATTTTCTAATCGGTTAATAAACTAAAGATAAAGTGGCCTAATATATGGGGATTGGACTGAATGGTAACTTTTTCCTTGTTAGTTTTAATTTAACCCACAACCCCCAGAAAGACCCTTCACACTCTGATGAGCCACTACTTCCGCTCAGAGGAGGGCGGCGAGCGCTCGGTGTGCCTTGCCTTTGGCTTCCTGTCTCTGCTCGTGGCCATGCTGGTGCTAGTGGTCAGAGAGGACTACCTGGAGTTCGGCCTGGAGTCAGGCTTTTCCAACCTCTTTGACAACTTGGAAGTCTTTGCCAAACAGCAGGGCTACGCCGATTGGTCGTAAGTATTCTGTTCCTGCAAAGACAACTTATGACTACGACACCACCTTGGTTAAGTACTATGCATGAGCCAGTAACAGTAGTTACTCGGCAGATAGCTGTGCTCGACGCAGCTCCATTTggttcattttgttgttgttttgattccCTTTAGAATCCCAGTAACCAAGCTGACAGTGAAGCTTGTTCTTGCTGCTTTCTGTTCTTACATCGGGGCTCTCCTGGCCTTCCCCGGCCTGCGAATGGCTCAGACTCATCTAGATGCTTTACAGATGAACTCAGACCGACCACTCATCCAGTAAGAACTGATGCATTTTCTACCAAAGCAAGCAATGTACTCCCTGTCTTATTAAACACCTACATTAGCAGTATTTCACTCTCTTATATGTCTTTATTGTTTCCTGCAGGTTTCTGCTGCAAATTAGTTTCCTGTCTCCAGTCATTGTGTTGTTTCTATGGGTGAAACCCATTGCAAGGGACTTCCTGGCCAATGCACCTATGGGGAAGAACTCTGTCACAATGTGAgcgcacatactgtacatatttgcTTATTTTGTCCATTCCAACTACTACTCTCTCAATTGTCAAGACAGCAACCATGGCTATTATTGCAAGATGTCCTCCAAATGgcacatttagttttttctaagcttttttttctctcctattCTCCTGCTTGCAGAGTTTccagtgaaacatttgacaGCATGCGCCTGTGGATCATTGTGGCGTTGTGTGTGCTGCGGCTAGCACTGACTCGTTACCACCTGCAGGCCTACCTCAATCTGGCTCAGAAGTGGGTGGAGCAGATGAAGAAGGAGGCGGGCCGTATCGCTGCGATTGACATTCAGAGGAAGGTCAGATATTAGAACAAAGACGGGTTGAACTTTGAAGTCAATAGTTTTTACATAAAGTGGAAATGTATTGGCAGTGGAAAAGTAACTGCATGTGAAGTGTAAAATAACGATAAATGTGCTGTTTTTCAGGTCACCCGTATCTTTTGCTACCTGACTGTAATTACCCTCCAGTATCTGgttcctgtttttctcatcCTGTTCTCCACACTGGCACTCAAGGCACTAGGTACGTAAAATACCACCACCATCATGAAGACTGCATGTGAGGAATAAGCCACACTtgatctttgtgtgtttgtgctttttccCAATGATTCAAATGTAGATTTTTagggaatagtttgacattttgggacatgTGTTTATTCTCTCGTGGAGAGTAAGACGAGAAGATCGGTCgaccactctcatatctgtttGTTAAATATCACGCTACAGCCAGGAGCCGGCTAGCTTAGCTTACCGTACAGTCTGGGGAAACAGCTACTGCTTCCAACCAAACATAGTCCAGCACATAACCTCCTGTAACACTTTAGattcaacaaacaaaatgcaacatAGCCAGGCTATCGGTTTCTAACCTGGATAGCTAACTAACTGCTGGCTGTGGTCACATTTTAACAAGACAAATATGAGATTGGTAAAGCATATTTCCCAATGTGTCAAAACATTCCTGTAACATCACATTAAGACATTTGCAGCTACAGTGGAGTTGCATTTTAGAAAACTCCATAGTAAGTCAAGTAGTATCAAGTTTCGGTCAAACATGGTTTCTTTTGAAAGCCTactctctttccttttcctccCAAGTTGAGtgttaaaatcaaaatattGACTAATCTCTACCAATCCTATAGGGGACTTTTCCTGGGTGGCCGGTGCAGAGCAGACCCCCGGGGTAACACCAATACTGGTGATGCCCACAGCAGCGCCTGTGCTGCCCGGGGGTGTCGATGAAGATGACGAGGGCATGGAGGATATGGAGGAGGACGTCCAGGTCACGGTAGCACGCCTAACAGAGGCCTTCACAGCGCTACGGTCCGTCCTCACTCCACTTTTCTTCCGAGGTTTCTTCGCCTTCCTGACGTGGTGGGTGGCTGCCTGCCAGGTCATCAGCTCTCTGTTTGGAATCTACTTCCACCAGTACCTAATGCAGAACTAACTGAGGGAAACGGGAGTGCCACACGGTTCTATCTGCAACGCAGCCCTCGGCTGTCTGCAGGTATCCTTTGCAACAGCGTAACAACAGATAAAGGAGACATTtcatcaaaaacacacatacagacagaacGCACCCTGTTTGTGGCCAAAACAGAAGTTTTGGTGAAGGTTTGTTGAGAGGAGACAGGTGATGGACGCAGTCTGTTGCAATATTGGCTTGTTGCCCTAAGGGCTTTTTGTGACCAGCAGGCTACTGGTACcaacaacacaaatacagagaGAACTGGGGTCTGTTTTACAAAGCAAGTTTAGCTTATTCTGACTCTCTTTGGGGTTACCTGGCTTTGCTGAGTCTTGGGGAACCAGTAACACAAAGCTGGTTTTCACCTGGCTCAGTTAACTCTGGGTAAACTAAGCCATCTATGGGTGTGTTCACGTGAAAGAGGCCGAGCTTTTAATTGCATGCAACATCAAAAGAACCACGAGAGGATTACATAATATGACACTGAAAAATCCACAGGGAAATAATGtcattgtgtttgttaaaagGTGATATTCAGTATAATTGCACAAGTAGAATAGGATATAAAGCTTT contains these protein-coding regions:
- the tmem161a gene encoding transmembrane protein 161A → MALMGIQLVVSLLAASIMQRMAPHCSFARWLICNGSLFRFKHPSEGELCALAGKQMPKQTRRDRRQNGENKPLTVPKDIDLHLEKSPVNAIDALVLRFFLEYQWLIDFAVYATGVFLFTECYYSVVDASKEVNIGAIWCVLTVLFSIKTLHTLMSHYFRSEEGGERSVCLAFGFLSLLVAMLVLVVREDYLEFGLESGFSNLFDNLEVFAKQQGYADWSIPVTKLTVKLVLAAFCSYIGALLAFPGLRMAQTHLDALQMNSDRPLIQFLLQISFLSPVIVLFLWVKPIARDFLANAPMGKNSVTIVSSETFDSMRLWIIVALCVLRLALTRYHLQAYLNLAQKWVEQMKKEAGRIAAIDIQRKVTRIFCYLTVITLQYLVPVFLILFSTLALKALGDFSWVAGAEQTPGVTPILVMPTAAPVLPGGVDEDDEGMEDMEEDVQVTVARLTEAFTALRSVLTPLFFRGFFAFLTWWVAACQVISSLFGIYFHQYLMQN